A single genomic interval of Acidobacteriota bacterium harbors:
- the mreD gene encoding rod shape-determining protein MreD: protein MKTWVFLLLLIVATGMQYVLPQVWAPLRFMDFILILTFHAATRSTPLQSVWRGWLAGLAHDLTLSPFYPLGIQATTKMAAGFLSRLACRRINMDHPALQSLFVFVLACANNLAVVGLFIIFGQTCPAQSPIPLLLGAAATACGNVVVRMLIVRPPADLFEVEQP, encoded by the coding sequence ATGAAAACTTGGGTGTTCCTCCTGTTGCTGATCGTGGCGACCGGCATGCAATATGTGCTGCCGCAGGTGTGGGCGCCTTTGCGTTTCATGGATTTCATCCTGATCCTGACCTTCCATGCCGCAACCCGCTCGACCCCCCTGCAGTCGGTATGGCGGGGTTGGCTGGCTGGCCTGGCTCACGATCTCACCTTGTCGCCATTCTATCCGCTGGGTATTCAGGCGACCACCAAGATGGCGGCCGGCTTCCTGTCCCGCCTCGCGTGCCGGCGCATCAATATGGACCACCCGGCCCTCCAGTCGCTGTTTGTCTTCGTGCTCGCCTGCGCCAACAACCTGGCTGTTGTGGGGCTTTTCATCATCTTCGGACAGACCTGTCCCGCCCAGTCGCCCATCCCGCTCCTGCTGGGAGCGGCCGCCACGGCGTGCGGGAACGTGGTCGTACGCATGCTGATCGTTCGGCCGCCCGCCGATCTGTTTGAGGTGGAGCAGCCATAA
- the mreC gene encoding rod shape-determining protein MreC, whose translation MIHLLRSLKSYQLVSALLVLNLVAVSLQFKTNRGETVLKSICANLFLPLASTAGGAMAALGDWLSAFRTVRELKDENLALKRRLAEARIQQQLMEERLDRSASLERMVRVLPEFGQDAVLAMVTMRGFQVWDRTLTIRGGYQDGVVPDLPVLDTRGVVGRIQLAGPAHSQVALVTNAGFALAGIIQSRGIRGIIHGAGRYHLKFDYVHIAAPVKTGDWIHTSGDDGIFPPGLIVGRIIEADQSGQYFQEIKVQPAVDASRCRYVFVLKRTAGAAP comes from the coding sequence ATGATCCACCTGTTGAGGTCCCTGAAATCATATCAGCTCGTGTCCGCGCTGCTGGTCCTGAATCTGGTGGCGGTGTCACTCCAGTTCAAGACCAACCGCGGGGAGACGGTATTGAAGTCGATCTGTGCCAACCTGTTTTTACCGCTGGCCTCGACGGCTGGCGGCGCCATGGCGGCCTTGGGCGATTGGTTATCGGCGTTCCGCACCGTCAGGGAGCTCAAGGACGAAAACCTGGCGCTCAAGCGTCGGCTGGCTGAAGCCCGCATCCAGCAGCAGCTCATGGAAGAGCGGCTGGACCGGTCGGCCAGCCTGGAGCGCATGGTGCGGGTGCTGCCGGAATTCGGACAAGATGCCGTGCTGGCGATGGTCACCATGCGCGGCTTCCAGGTGTGGGACCGGACCCTCACCATCCGGGGCGGCTACCAGGACGGGGTCGTCCCGGATCTCCCGGTGCTGGACACGCGAGGCGTGGTGGGCCGGATCCAGCTTGCCGGACCCGCCCACAGCCAGGTTGCCCTGGTGACCAATGCCGGATTTGCCCTGGCCGGGATCATCCAGTCCCGGGGCATTCGCGGGATCATTCACGGTGCCGGGCGGTATCATCTGAAGTTCGACTATGTCCACATCGCCGCGCCCGTGAAGACCGGCGATTGGATCCACACTTCCGGTGACGATGGCATCTTCCCGCCCGGTCTGATCGTTGGACGGATCATCGAAGCAGACCAGTCGGGCCAATATTTCCAGGAGATCAAGGTCCAACCGGCGGTGGACGCAAGCCGCTGCCGATACGTGTTCGTGTTGAAGCGCACGGCTGGGGCGGCGCCATGA
- a CDS encoding rod shape-determining protein, giving the protein MNWRSLFSVFSTDLAIDLGTANTVVYAKNKGIVLNEPSIVAINKLTNRIEAVGREAKEMLGRTPGNIVAIRPMKDGVIADFDTTEQMLKYFIKKAHNREYLISPRVVIGVPSEITQVEKRAVKESALRAKVSEVYLVEEAMAAAIGAGLPITEPSGNMIVDIGGGTTDIAVISLSGIVYSRTVKVAGDEMDEAIIQYIKRKHNLLIGERTAEQIKIEIGSAFPLEKELNMEIKGRNLIDGIPKNLVITDSEIREALSDCNTTIINALRVALERTPPELSADIVDRGIVLTGGGALLKNLDKRIMDETKLPVFIAENPLFGVALGVGKMLSNFDLLRKVAI; this is encoded by the coding sequence ATGAACTGGCGTTCTCTATTCAGTGTCTTTTCCACCGACTTGGCGATCGACTTAGGTACGGCGAATACCGTGGTTTACGCCAAGAACAAGGGCATTGTGCTCAACGAGCCGTCCATTGTCGCCATCAACAAGCTGACCAACCGCATCGAAGCGGTGGGCCGCGAGGCCAAAGAGATGCTGGGCCGAACACCCGGCAACATCGTGGCCATCCGGCCCATGAAGGACGGGGTCATTGCCGACTTCGACACCACCGAGCAGATGCTCAAGTACTTCATCAAAAAAGCCCACAACCGAGAATATCTGATCAGCCCCCGCGTCGTAATCGGCGTGCCGTCGGAAATCACCCAGGTGGAGAAGCGGGCGGTGAAGGAATCCGCCCTCCGGGCCAAGGTGAGCGAGGTTTACCTGGTCGAGGAAGCGATGGCCGCCGCCATCGGCGCCGGGCTGCCGATCACCGAGCCGTCCGGGAATATGATTGTGGACATCGGCGGCGGCACCACTGACATCGCCGTCATCAGCCTGTCCGGCATCGTCTACAGCCGGACGGTCAAGGTGGCCGGGGATGAAATGGACGAGGCCATCATCCAGTACATCAAGCGCAAGCACAATCTTCTCATCGGCGAACGAACCGCCGAACAGATCAAGATCGAGATCGGCTCCGCCTTCCCCTTGGAAAAGGAACTGAACATGGAGATCAAGGGACGCAACCTGATCGACGGCATTCCCAAGAACCTGGTGATCACCGACTCGGAAATCCGCGAGGCGCTGTCGGACTGCAATACGACCATCATCAATGCCCTGCGCGTCGCCCTGGAGCGGACGCCGCCCGAACTGTCCGCTGACATCGTGGATCGGGGCATTGTCCTGACCGGCGGCGGCGCCCTCCTCAAGAACCTGGACAAGCGCATCATGGACGAAACCAAGCTCCCGGTGTTCATCGCGGAGAATCCGCTCTTCGGCGTGGCTCTCGGGGTCGGCAAGATGCTCAGCAACTTCGATCTGTTGCGGAAGGTGGCCATTTAG
- a CDS encoding sensor domain-containing diguanylate cyclase — MRSVNKPAGEICFVYEQEVPDLGAGGDLQGRMSFVSLERLRKNLLKEDPYCKLVFFPLKRGKNVFYKEIRTIFPLAEFVSYSTEHHPDYNAISRELNFSLHVFLPITASLVEYIYNHNSSLLREIEKKLALQQIDDTKIITLFQEVLDILNLNQDKDTIFKEFALLMCRILDAENFLIYIYNEERKLLELIYAIRNIFEENKLLDFKFNNVILEDIFQKGDPVLNNAFDYEIESYGNQPTCVIRSVLAYPFKSLNHSNGLFLAVNKKSPDGFTEFDRQYMQILSHPFNLIYDSLVYHERVQRLTITDDLTSLYNFRYLRQFLGFEIQRSLRYEKNLSILFIDIDNFKNVNDTYGHLVGSATLCEVGQIFGKQVRDSDVIVRYGGDEFVIILPETPLEGAQVIAERLRQRVEHFLFSGGRDLKLRLTVSIGIASFPEHSMTAEGLLQKADAAMYAAKEESKNKIMIAG; from the coding sequence ATGCGATCCGTCAACAAGCCAGCCGGTGAAATCTGTTTCGTCTACGAGCAGGAAGTGCCCGACCTGGGAGCCGGCGGCGATCTGCAGGGTCGAATGTCATTCGTTTCGCTGGAACGGTTGCGCAAGAACCTGCTCAAGGAAGATCCCTACTGCAAGCTGGTGTTCTTTCCGCTGAAACGGGGCAAGAATGTTTTTTACAAGGAGATCCGCACCATCTTTCCGCTGGCGGAATTCGTTTCGTACTCCACCGAACATCACCCGGACTACAACGCGATCTCGCGGGAGCTCAATTTTTCCCTGCACGTGTTTCTCCCCATCACGGCTTCCCTGGTGGAGTACATCTACAACCACAACTCGTCGCTGCTCCGGGAAATCGAGAAAAAACTGGCCTTGCAGCAGATCGACGACACCAAGATCATCACGCTGTTTCAGGAAGTCCTCGACATCCTCAATCTGAACCAGGACAAAGACACGATCTTCAAGGAATTTGCCCTGTTGATGTGCCGCATTCTGGATGCGGAGAACTTCCTGATCTACATTTACAACGAGGAGCGCAAACTCCTCGAATTGATCTACGCCATCCGGAACATCTTTGAGGAGAACAAACTGTTGGACTTCAAGTTCAACAACGTGATCCTTGAGGACATCTTCCAGAAGGGCGATCCCGTGCTCAATAACGCCTTCGATTATGAGATCGAATCGTACGGCAACCAGCCAACCTGCGTGATCCGGTCGGTGCTGGCATATCCGTTCAAGAGCCTGAACCACTCCAACGGCTTGTTTCTGGCGGTCAACAAGAAGAGCCCGGATGGTTTCACCGAATTCGACCGGCAGTACATGCAGATTCTCAGCCATCCGTTCAACCTGATCTATGATAGCCTGGTATATCATGAGCGTGTCCAGCGCCTGACCATCACCGACGATCTCACCAGCCTGTATAATTTCCGCTACCTGAGGCAGTTTTTGGGATTTGAGATCCAGCGCAGCCTCCGGTACGAGAAGAACCTGTCCATCCTGTTCATCGATATTGACAACTTCAAGAACGTCAACGATACTTATGGCCACCTCGTGGGCAGCGCCACGCTCTGCGAGGTCGGTCAGATTTTCGGGAAACAGGTGCGTGATTCGGATGTCATCGTCCGATACGGCGGTGACGAGTTCGTGATCATCCTGCCGGAAACTCCCCTCGAGGGCGCCCAGGTCATTGCCGAGCGCTTGCGCCAGCGGGTGGAACATTTCTTGTTCAGCGGCGGCCGGGACCTCAAGCTTCGGCTCACCGTCAGCATCGGCATTGCATCTTTCCCCGAACATTCCATGACGGCGGAAGGATTGCTCCAGAAGGCCGACGCGGCGATGTATGCGGCGAAAGAAGAATCGAAAAACAAAATCATGATAGCAGGTTGA
- a CDS encoding FecR domain-containing protein, which yields MPKERRVIEYIEWTTIPYRTLRFWVIVILAVVFGVGLWFINKYGIAVGGRSTDAQPEVLEKRAAQFTYLDGDVKVKPLDSLEWVAADKVERLYPGDLVRTGANSSCRVVFFDGTIYEVKSNSLVSILESYENPSNLTRSVNVELATGALDLSTYQKNTPQSKTKVETANTVADVGSNTRASATYDDRLKDTGLKVSQGQAAVTSKETRDSVVVRGNESVNVQDGAMQKRALPPGPVLLAPLTSEIFSAKDPERVNIRFQWQVVNATYSYRVAISNHPQFYQKLFERVVTGKDSLTVSGLAYGNYYWRVTAIDSNNVEGYPSATSMFGIRPQKLNPSESIRFDLTEIVVIGNILEVIGRTDPDNLLTINGRMVILEKDGTFKHFTDPFAKGAEARLEIVIKDYSGAVRRINKTIKMD from the coding sequence ATGCCCAAAGAGCGGCGGGTCATCGAGTATATTGAGTGGACCACGATCCCTTACCGGACGCTACGGTTCTGGGTCATCGTCATCTTGGCGGTAGTGTTCGGCGTTGGCCTCTGGTTCATCAACAAGTACGGCATCGCCGTCGGCGGCAGGTCTACCGACGCCCAGCCGGAGGTGCTTGAGAAACGCGCCGCCCAATTCACGTATCTGGACGGCGATGTCAAAGTCAAACCTCTGGATTCGCTGGAGTGGGTCGCCGCCGACAAGGTGGAGCGTTTGTATCCCGGCGACCTTGTCCGGACGGGCGCCAACAGCAGCTGCCGGGTGGTCTTCTTCGACGGGACGATATACGAAGTCAAGTCCAATTCGCTTGTCTCGATTCTCGAGAGCTACGAAAACCCCTCCAATCTGACCCGCAGCGTCAACGTGGAGTTGGCCACCGGCGCACTGGATTTGTCCACTTACCAGAAGAACACGCCGCAATCCAAGACAAAAGTGGAAACAGCCAACACGGTTGCGGACGTCGGTTCCAACACGCGAGCCAGCGCAACGTACGACGATCGCCTCAAGGACACCGGGCTGAAGGTTTCACAGGGGCAAGCAGCCGTCACCTCAAAAGAGACCCGCGATTCCGTGGTGGTGCGCGGCAACGAGTCCGTTAACGTCCAGGACGGCGCGATGCAGAAGCGAGCGCTTCCGCCGGGGCCGGTTCTCCTGGCGCCTCTCACCTCGGAAATCTTTTCTGCAAAGGATCCCGAGCGGGTCAACATCCGGTTCCAGTGGCAGGTCGTGAACGCCACCTACAGCTATCGGGTGGCCATTTCCAACCATCCCCAGTTTTACCAGAAGCTTTTCGAGCGGGTGGTCACCGGCAAAGATTCGCTGACAGTCTCCGGATTGGCGTACGGCAACTACTACTGGCGGGTGACGGCGATCGACAGCAACAACGTAGAAGGTTACCCCAGCGCCACAAGCATGTTCGGTATCCGGCCGCAGAAGCTCAATCCCAGCGAATCCATCCGGTTTGATCTGACCGAAATCGTGGTGATCGGCAACATCCTGGAAGTCATCGGCCGCACCGATCCGGACAACCTCCTGACCATCAACGGCCGGATGGTCATCCTGGAGAAGGACGGCACGTTCAAGCACTTCACCGATCCCTTCGCCAAGGGGGCGGAGGCGCGATTGGAGATCGTGATCAAAGATTACAGCGGCGCGGTGCGCCGGATCAACAAAACGATCAAGATGGACTGA
- a CDS encoding cupin domain-containing protein → MTRGGLNEDVRPWGRFIVLDEGPGFKVKRIEVAAGKRLSLQSHRHRREQWTVVQGEAVVSLDGVDHRLVPGGSIGIPRQARHRVASAGPEPLVFIEVQTGDYLGEDDITRHEDDFNRT, encoded by the coding sequence ATGACCCGTGGCGGACTCAACGAAGATGTGCGGCCGTGGGGCCGGTTCATCGTGCTGGACGAAGGGCCGGGCTTTAAGGTGAAACGGATCGAGGTGGCAGCCGGCAAGAGGCTCAGTCTCCAGTCGCACCGGCACCGCCGCGAACAGTGGACGGTCGTGCAGGGCGAGGCCGTGGTGAGCCTAGACGGCGTGGACCATCGGCTGGTCCCCGGTGGCAGCATCGGCATCCCACGGCAAGCCCGCCACCGGGTGGCCAGCGCCGGCCCGGAGCCGCTGGTGTTCATCGAGGTCCAGACCGGCGACTACCTGGGCGAGGACGATATCACCCGACACGAAGACGATTTCAACCGAACGTGA
- the cysC gene encoding adenylyl-sulfate kinase, protein MKGFTIWFTGLPSAGKSTLARLIEGCLLERGLPVEVLDGDEVRTHLGKGLGFSKEDRDENIRRIGYVCHLWSRHGVVAIAAAISPYRAIRDENRARIGDFVEVFVKCPLDVLVTRDPKGNYKRALAGELEHFTGVSDPYEEPEHPEVIVETDRESPEQSAARILQTLEMMHLIPVAEAVSYTPEEEETIKKRLRALGYI, encoded by the coding sequence ATGAAAGGTTTCACCATCTGGTTCACCGGCTTGCCCAGCGCCGGCAAGAGCACGCTGGCCCGCCTCATCGAGGGTTGCCTGCTCGAGCGGGGCCTGCCGGTGGAAGTATTGGACGGAGACGAAGTGAGAACCCACCTGGGCAAGGGATTGGGCTTCAGCAAGGAGGATCGGGACGAGAACATCCGACGGATCGGCTATGTCTGCCACCTCTGGTCGCGGCACGGCGTAGTGGCCATCGCCGCGGCGATTTCGCCCTATCGGGCGATCCGTGACGAGAACAGGGCCCGAATCGGTGATTTTGTCGAGGTGTTCGTCAAGTGCCCGCTGGATGTTCTTGTCACGCGAGATCCCAAGGGGAATTACAAACGGGCGCTGGCCGGGGAGTTGGAACACTTTACCGGCGTCTCCGATCCGTATGAAGAACCGGAACACCCCGAGGTGATCGTGGAAACCGACCGCGAATCGCCGGAACAATCTGCCGCCCGCATCCTCCAGACGCTGGAGATGATGCACCTGATTCCTGTGGCTGAGGCGGTCAGCTACACGCCCGAAGAAGAAGAGACAATCAAGAAACGACTCCGCGCCTTGGGGTATATCTGA